In Rattus norvegicus strain BN/NHsdMcwi chromosome 1, GRCr8, whole genome shotgun sequence, a genomic segment contains:
- the Vom1r34l1 gene encoding vomeronasal type-1 receptor 4-like, protein MPAPDKSLKTTEEVALQILLLCQFGVGTVANIFLFIHNFSPILTGSQQRATHMILTNIAVANALILFITVFPNNMMTFAQRSPLTDLKCKFEFFTRLVARSTNLCSTCVLSIQQFLTLAPIHRGKVLLRANVPNFATYSCCSCWFFSVLNNIYIPVIVTGPQITDNNTDSKRKLFCSTSGFTVGIVFLRFIHDATFISIMVWTSVSMVLLLHRHRQRMQHILTPNQDTRGQAETRATHTILMLVVTFVSCYLLHFICIIFQNFFIDSRLFVRHVSEALILSFPTISPLLLIVRDPKDPCSVRFSC, encoded by the coding sequence ATGCCCGCCCCTGATAAATCCTTGAAAACCACTGAGGAAGTGGCTCTTCAGATCCTCTTGCTTTGTCAGTTTGGGGTTGGGACTGTGGccaatatttttctgtttatccATAATTTCTCTCCAATCTTAACTGGTTCTCAACAGAGGGCCACACATATGATTTTAACAAACATAGCTGTGGCCAATGCTTTGATTCTCTTCATCACTGTCTTTCCAAACAACATGATGACTTTTGCTCAAAGAAGTCCTCTAACTGACCTCAAATGTAAATTTGAATTCTTCACTCGCCTGGTAGCAAGAAGCACCAACTTGTGTTCCACCTGTGTCCTGAGTATCCAACAGTTTCTCACTCTTGCTCCTATTCATAGAGGTAAAGTTTTGCTTAGAGCAAATGTCCCAAATTTTGCTACTTACTCTTGTTGCAGTTGTTGGTTCTTCAGTGTTTTAAATAATATCTACATTCCAGTTATAGTCACTGGTCCTCAGATAACAGACAATAACACTGATTCAAAAAGAAAGTTGTTCTGTTCCACTTCTGGATTCACTGTAGGCATTGTCTTCTTGAGGTTTATCCATGATGCCACATTCATTAGCATCATGGTCTGGACCAGTGTCTCCATGGTGCTTCTCCTCCATAGACATCGCCAGCGAATGCAGCACATCCTCACTCCCAATCAGGACACCAGAGGTCAAGCTGAGACAAGAGCAACCCATACTATCCTGATGTTGGTGGTCACATTTGTTAGCTGTTATCTTCTACATTTTATTTGTATCATCTTTCAAAACTTTTTTATAGATTCACGTCTCTTTGTGAGGCATGTCAGTGAAGCTTTGATCTTAAGCTTCCCCACAATTTCTCCCTTATTGTTGATCGTCAGAGATCCTAAGGATCCTTGTTCTGTGCGATTCAGCTGTTGA